The proteins below are encoded in one region of Sulfitobacter sp. SK012:
- a CDS encoding cache domain-containing protein, whose protein sequence is MRRLLSLFVPSYAQKLTLLATVPLIAAVAAIAALVAVQSRAVAQEEIRALETQLIEAKKAELRNYVTQARNGFYFIYGSAAPEDIAAKRAVAQILAAMIYGDDGQFFVYDYDGTVLVSPRETARINLNWAGQTDSEGTPVVDALIQTARNGAGYHSFLWPKPSTGEEARMIAYVTGLQDWQWVVGTGVFIDDVLASVATARADVEARVQRTFVYIGAITLAALLAVFGTGMVINLRERRLADAKLKKLTQRVFDAQEEERGRVARELHDGISQILVGVRYALDNARRRLDRGDGSAAEPLGKGIATLGEAISEVRRISRDLRPGVLDDLGLGPALKTLTEDFATRTNIKCTYETAVFRNRLDNEAKIALYRIAQEALTNIERHASATHVDVTLRGHRHGASLQISDNGSGFDARRHTPGLGLRNMQERMEQLGGTLLLRPVSGIGTSIEATVPLSHMLPPDPADARRANARQSTGKTTA, encoded by the coding sequence ATGCGCCGTTTGCTTTCTCTTTTTGTGCCCAGCTATGCCCAAAAGCTGACCTTGCTGGCCACTGTCCCGCTGATCGCGGCCGTGGCGGCAATCGCTGCATTGGTCGCCGTGCAAAGCCGTGCCGTGGCCCAAGAAGAAATCCGAGCATTAGAGACGCAGCTGATTGAGGCCAAGAAAGCCGAGTTGCGCAACTATGTGACCCAAGCGCGAAACGGGTTCTATTTCATCTATGGCTCTGCTGCGCCTGAGGACATCGCCGCCAAGCGCGCGGTGGCGCAGATTTTGGCGGCCATGATCTATGGCGATGATGGGCAGTTCTTTGTCTATGACTATGACGGCACAGTGTTGGTCAGCCCGCGTGAAACCGCGCGCATCAACCTAAACTGGGCTGGGCAAACTGATAGTGAAGGCACCCCTGTTGTCGATGCTTTGATCCAGACAGCACGCAACGGCGCGGGGTATCACAGCTTTTTATGGCCCAAGCCCTCTACCGGTGAAGAGGCGCGGATGATTGCCTATGTTACTGGGCTGCAAGACTGGCAGTGGGTGGTTGGCACGGGCGTTTTCATCGATGACGTGCTGGCTTCGGTAGCCACAGCGCGTGCGGACGTTGAGGCGCGGGTCCAGCGGACATTCGTCTATATTGGCGCGATCACGTTGGCCGCCCTTCTGGCCGTGTTCGGCACAGGGATGGTCATCAATTTACGCGAACGTCGTCTTGCGGATGCCAAGCTCAAGAAACTCACGCAGCGGGTGTTTGATGCCCAAGAAGAGGAACGTGGCCGCGTGGCGCGCGAACTCCATGACGGGATCAGCCAAATACTGGTGGGCGTGCGCTATGCGCTGGATAATGCGCGGCGTAGGCTCGACCGGGGCGACGGCAGTGCGGCAGAGCCTTTGGGCAAAGGGATCGCCACTTTGGGCGAGGCCATTTCCGAAGTCCGCCGCATAAGCCGCGATCTGCGCCCGGGTGTATTGGATGATCTGGGGCTTGGCCCCGCGCTCAAAACGCTCACCGAAGATTTCGCGACACGCACCAACATCAAATGCACCTACGAGACGGCCGTGTTTCGCAACCGGTTGGACAACGAGGCCAAGATCGCACTCTACCGTATTGCCCAGGAAGCGCTGACCAATATTGAGCGGCATGCTTCTGCAACCCATGTCGACGTCACGCTGCGCGGGCATCGGCACGGGGCCAGTTTGCAGATCTCCGACAACGGCAGCGGCTTTGATGCGCGCCGTCATACACCCGGTCTAGGCTTGCGCAATATGCAAGAACGTATGGAGCAACTGGGCGGTACGCTGCTACTGCGCCCGGTTTCCGGAATAGGCACCTCTATTGAAGCGACCGTCCCTTTAAGCCATATGCTGCCCCCCGACCCTGCCGACGCCCGCAGGGCCAATGCGCGACAAAGCACAGGAAAGACCACTGCATGA
- a CDS encoding TRAP transporter substrate-binding protein has protein sequence MDRRSFLKTSAIGGTAAATTTLAAPAYAQGKRTLTMVTSWPRGFAVLDDAASYLNTMVNEMSDGTLTIDKKAPGELVGAFEVFDAVSSGQADMYHSADYYFIGQHPAYAYYTAVPFGGTAQELTNWYHHGGGHELHNELGEIFNLKSFLAGNSGSQSGGWFRNEINSAADFNGLKFRMPGLGGKVLGKLGASVQNIPGGELYQALSSGALDGLEWVGPFADERAGFQEVAKVYYTAGFHEPGSGLAAAVNLDVFNELSTAHQKIIEYAAMATTHTQLAETLANNGAALGRLQQQGVKTMQFSDDVWDAFGKASAEVMDENMGDELFARTRESFETSLTSSAEWLSKSDAFYVEQRERVRNKG, from the coding sequence ATGGATCGTCGTTCATTTTTGAAGACATCTGCAATCGGCGGCACAGCCGCAGCTACCACGACTTTGGCGGCACCAGCGTATGCACAAGGCAAGCGCACACTGACAATGGTTACATCATGGCCACGCGGTTTTGCCGTTCTGGACGATGCGGCCAGCTACCTCAACACGATGGTCAACGAAATGTCTGACGGCACGCTGACAATCGACAAAAAAGCCCCCGGTGAGTTGGTCGGCGCGTTCGAAGTTTTCGACGCCGTATCTTCTGGTCAGGCTGACATGTACCACTCTGCCGATTACTATTTCATCGGTCAGCACCCAGCCTATGCTTATTACACTGCGGTACCTTTTGGCGGTACAGCACAAGAGCTGACAAACTGGTACCACCACGGTGGCGGCCATGAGTTGCACAACGAGCTGGGCGAGATCTTCAACCTGAAGTCCTTCCTTGCGGGTAACTCCGGTTCACAGTCTGGTGGTTGGTTCCGCAATGAGATCAACTCTGCGGCAGACTTCAACGGTCTGAAATTCCGTATGCCTGGTCTTGGCGGTAAAGTACTGGGTAAACTGGGCGCTTCCGTTCAGAACATCCCGGGCGGCGAATTGTACCAAGCGCTTTCTTCTGGCGCGCTGGACGGTCTGGAGTGGGTTGGTCCATTTGCGGACGAACGCGCCGGCTTCCAAGAAGTCGCAAAAGTCTACTACACAGCGGGCTTCCACGAGCCAGGCTCCGGTCTTGCCGCCGCCGTTAACCTTGATGTCTTCAACGAGCTGTCCACAGCGCACCAGAAGATCATCGAATATGCAGCGATGGCGACAACACACACACAGCTGGCAGAAACGCTTGCAAACAACGGTGCCGCACTTGGCCGCCTGCAGCAGCAGGGTGTGAAAACCATGCAGTTCTCTGACGATGTCTGGGATGCATTTGGTAAAGCTTCTGCTGAAGTCATGGACGAAAACATGGGTGACGAACTGTTTGCACGTACACGTGAGAGCTTTGAAACGTCGCTCACATCTTCCGCCGAATGGCTGTCCAAGTCCGACGCATTCTACGTCGAGCAGCGCGAGCGTGTGCGCAACAAGGGCTAA
- a CDS encoding acetolactate synthase 3 large subunit: MSRQMTGAQMIVQALIDQGVDTVFGYPGGAVLPIYDAIFQQNSIQHVLVRHEQGAVHAAEGYARSTGKPGVCLVTSGPGATNAVTGLTDALLDSIPIVVLTGQVPTFMIGSDAFQEADTVGITRPCTKHNWLVKETDLLSGVIHEAFHVAISGRPGPVLVDIPKDVQFATGTYTPKKPSTSRYQPKVKGDMEEITELVAAMEKAKRPLFYTGGGVINSGPGASQLLRELVQATGFPITSTLMGLGSYPASGDKWLGMLGMHGLYEANMAMHDCDLMINIGARFDDRITGVIDSFSPNSIKAHIDIDPSSINKVIRVDIPIVGDVGHVLEDLLKVWKSRGRKTNGEGLAKWWKQIEEWQAVDCLKFKQEGKIIRPQYALSRLEALTKDYDRYITTEVGQHQMWAAQYLGFEDPNRWMTSGGLGTMGYGFPASIGVQMAHRDSLVINVAGEASWLMNMQEMGTAMQYGLPVKQFILNNERLGMVRQWQELLHGERYSQSWSEALPDFVKLAEAFGAKGILCSDPADLDDAIMEMLNHDGPVIFDCCVEKHENCFPMIPSGKAHNEMLLGEADTQGVIDAKGSVLV, translated from the coding sequence ATGAGCCGCCAAATGACCGGAGCGCAGATGATCGTGCAGGCCCTAATTGATCAGGGCGTCGACACCGTATTCGGATATCCCGGCGGGGCTGTCTTGCCGATCTATGATGCCATTTTCCAGCAAAACAGCATTCAGCATGTTTTGGTGCGTCACGAACAAGGTGCGGTGCATGCCGCCGAAGGCTATGCGCGCTCAACCGGCAAACCGGGTGTGTGCCTTGTGACCTCCGGGCCCGGTGCCACCAATGCGGTGACCGGCCTGACGGATGCCTTGCTCGATAGTATTCCGATTGTCGTGCTGACCGGCCAAGTGCCCACATTTATGATCGGCTCAGACGCCTTTCAGGAGGCCGACACCGTTGGCATCACCCGCCCCTGCACCAAGCACAATTGGCTGGTTAAAGAAACCGACCTGCTGTCTGGCGTGATCCACGAGGCGTTTCATGTGGCCATTTCGGGTCGGCCTGGCCCCGTGTTGGTAGATATTCCTAAGGACGTACAGTTCGCCACCGGCACCTATACGCCAAAGAAACCTTCGACCTCGCGGTATCAACCCAAGGTCAAAGGCGACATGGAAGAAATCACCGAACTGGTGGCTGCGATGGAAAAAGCCAAGCGCCCGTTGTTCTATACAGGTGGCGGCGTGATCAACTCGGGCCCCGGTGCCAGCCAGCTCTTGCGTGAATTGGTTCAGGCCACCGGCTTTCCGATCACTTCAACGTTGATGGGTCTGGGATCCTATCCGGCGTCGGGCGACAAATGGCTTGGGATGTTGGGCATGCACGGTCTTTATGAGGCCAACATGGCGATGCATGACTGCGATTTGATGATCAACATCGGTGCCCGGTTTGACGACCGCATTACCGGTGTCATCGACAGCTTCAGCCCCAATTCGATCAAAGCCCATATCGATATTGATCCGTCGTCCATCAACAAGGTCATCCGCGTCGATATTCCGATCGTTGGCGATGTGGGTCACGTGCTTGAAGACCTGTTGAAGGTTTGGAAGTCGCGCGGTCGCAAAACCAACGGCGAAGGCTTGGCCAAATGGTGGAAACAGATCGAAGAGTGGCAAGCGGTTGATTGCTTGAAGTTCAAGCAAGAAGGCAAGATCATCAGACCGCAATACGCGCTTTCGCGGCTAGAGGCTCTGACCAAAGACTATGATCGCTATATCACCACCGAAGTTGGCCAGCACCAAATGTGGGCTGCGCAATACCTTGGGTTCGAGGATCCGAACCGCTGGATGACATCTGGCGGTTTGGGCACGATGGGGTACGGCTTTCCAGCCAGCATCGGCGTGCAAATGGCGCATCGCGACAGCCTTGTGATCAACGTGGCCGGAGAAGCATCCTGGCTGATGAACATGCAAGAAATGGGTACGGCCATGCAATACGGCCTGCCAGTCAAACAGTTCATCCTGAACAACGAACGTCTGGGCATGGTACGCCAGTGGCAGGAATTGCTGCATGGCGAACGGTATTCCCAAAGCTGGTCCGAAGCATTGCCCGATTTCGTGAAATTGGCCGAAGCGTTTGGTGCAAAGGGTATTTTGTGTTCAGACCCAGCGGATCTGGACGATGCGATCATGGAAATGTTGAACCACGATGGCCCGGTGATCTTTGATTGCTGCGTCGAAAAGCACGAGAACTGCTTTCCGATGATCCCATCAGGCAAGGCACATAACGAGATGCTGCTGGGCGAGGCCGATACCCAAGGTGTGATCGACGCCAAAGGTTCAGTGCTGGTTTAA
- a CDS encoding helix-turn-helix domain-containing protein, with protein sequence MSIPQRTPAQLRNMFGANLRTLGAKYASVSDLARQLGINRTQFNRYLSGESFPRPDVLDRICVFFGVDARVLLEPIDQIGGGDDPIENPFLRDFVGSGVKSIPEEMFPSGFYRFSRRSFVDHGTFVAGLVQIKRSGANTYMRGYETKAAMEMQGLPTDAASREFRGLVMRQESGLVILVSRLNAMTCSFNYLNQVPSFENNYWLGYVTRTVPETVGGVRATRLVYEYIGTKMSDVLPAARNTGFIPKEDLMPFHNRLLRPDTSFS encoded by the coding sequence ATGTCGATACCTCAGCGGACCCCTGCCCAACTGCGTAATATGTTCGGCGCAAACTTGCGCACTCTTGGCGCTAAATATGCTTCCGTTTCCGATTTGGCGCGGCAACTGGGGATCAACCGGACACAGTTTAACCGATACCTGTCCGGAGAGAGCTTTCCGCGGCCCGATGTATTGGACCGCATTTGTGTGTTTTTTGGCGTCGATGCGCGGGTATTATTGGAACCAATCGACCAGATTGGTGGCGGTGATGACCCTATCGAGAACCCGTTCTTGCGCGATTTCGTAGGCTCTGGTGTGAAATCTATCCCCGAAGAGATGTTTCCCAGCGGGTTCTACCGGTTTTCACGCCGCAGTTTTGTAGATCACGGAACCTTTGTGGCGGGCCTCGTACAAATCAAGAGGTCCGGTGCCAACACCTATATGCGCGGCTATGAGACAAAGGCAGCCATGGAGATGCAGGGATTGCCAACTGACGCCGCATCACGCGAATTTCGGGGGCTGGTCATGCGCCAAGAATCCGGATTGGTGATCTTGGTTTCGCGGCTGAATGCGATGACGTGCTCTTTCAACTACCTCAATCAGGTGCCGTCGTTTGAGAACAACTATTGGCTTGGCTATGTAACTCGTACCGTCCCTGAAACGGTGGGCGGCGTGCGGGCCACGCGGTTGGTATATGAGTACATTGGCACTAAAATGTCCGATGTTTTGCCCGCGGCGCGCAACACCGGCTTTATTCCCAAGGAAGACCTGATGCCCTTCCACAATCGGCTGTTACGCCCCGACACCTCATTTTCCTAA
- a CDS encoding response regulator transcription factor, producing MTDKIRIVIVDDHPMVAEGIQSILESYDDVEVTGTLTNGRAMVDQLEALDPDVILMDLNMPELGGLGATEIVLERRPGTRVVILTMHDNPEYIASALSHGAMGYILKDVPTDEIKLAIDTVMAGERYLCTGAQGSLEPKESGAREALTGREQTILLQLAQGQSNKQVAHTLDISVRTVETHRKNIKRKLGISSTAGLTRYALEHGVLQGTGSSF from the coding sequence ATGACCGATAAGATCCGCATTGTGATCGTTGACGACCACCCCATGGTCGCAGAGGGCATCCAGTCCATTCTAGAAAGCTATGACGACGTTGAGGTCACCGGCACGCTTACCAATGGTCGCGCGATGGTCGATCAGTTGGAGGCGCTGGACCCTGATGTGATCTTGATGGACCTCAACATGCCGGAACTTGGCGGATTGGGCGCGACAGAGATTGTTCTGGAACGCCGTCCCGGCACCCGCGTTGTGATCCTGACCATGCACGATAATCCCGAATATATCGCCTCAGCACTCAGCCATGGGGCAATGGGCTATATCCTAAAGGATGTTCCGACCGATGAAATCAAGCTTGCCATCGACACTGTCATGGCTGGGGAACGTTATCTATGCACAGGCGCACAAGGGTCGCTCGAGCCCAAAGAAAGCGGTGCCCGCGAGGCTTTGACAGGGCGCGAGCAAACCATCTTGCTGCAACTGGCACAGGGTCAATCAAACAAGCAGGTTGCGCACACGCTTGATATCTCGGTTCGCACCGTCGAGACGCACCGCAAGAACATCAAACGCAAATTGGGTATTTCAAGCACCGCCGGGCTGACAAGATATGCGCTTGAACATGGCGTGTTACAGGGCACCGGCAGCAGTTTTTAA
- a CDS encoding methyl-accepting chemotaxis protein: protein MDICAPPNKSDEFDHKASESIRRAIDMVATLRARAVRLGLFSSLLRAQEPGQQTLQIDRDRYLAILHDEIATITKVNATLTHGALLPGATPALSRWVHSVAQQKPEVLEIITAMEPLNKDLLWVTEQKTSTQYACFQRHMNFARDVYFDAVTHMADALWSDFQMRHDLELASATQAAKALSERLYRLERIGKHVRLVSLNASVEATRAGDVGKGLIVIAQEFKSLAEEIQTLAQAARGDMALIS from the coding sequence ATGGACATCTGCGCGCCCCCTAACAAATCTGATGAATTCGATCACAAAGCATCCGAGTCCATTCGCCGCGCCATCGATATGGTAGCCACGTTGCGCGCGCGCGCTGTACGATTGGGGCTTTTTAGTAGCCTTTTGCGTGCCCAAGAACCCGGCCAACAAACCCTTCAGATCGACCGCGACCGCTATTTGGCTATCTTGCACGACGAAATCGCCACGATCACCAAGGTCAATGCCACCCTAACCCATGGTGCTCTTTTACCCGGAGCAACCCCTGCGCTTAGCCGTTGGGTCCACAGCGTAGCGCAACAAAAGCCCGAAGTTTTAGAGATCATCACCGCGATGGAGCCTTTGAATAAAGATCTGCTGTGGGTCACTGAGCAGAAAACCAGCACCCAATACGCCTGCTTCCAACGGCACATGAATTTTGCGCGGGATGTATACTTTGATGCTGTTACACATATGGCCGATGCCCTTTGGAGCGACTTCCAGATGCGACACGACCTAGAGCTGGCAAGTGCGACGCAGGCCGCAAAGGCGCTGTCAGAACGCTTGTACCGGCTGGAGCGGATTGGCAAACATGTACGATTGGTATCATTGAACGCCAGTGTCGAAGCCACGCGCGCTGGCGATGTCGGCAAGGGACTGATCGTGATTGCGCAAGAATTCAAATCACTTGCAGAAGAAATCCAGACTTTGGCGCAAGCCGCGCGCGGCGATATGGCCCTGATTTCCTAA
- the prfB gene encoding peptide chain release factor 2 has translation MRAEAQNTADQIGKSLELLAQRLNVETATYRLEEFNARVEDPKLWDDPEAAQKLMRDRQALVDAIATYDGIKQELSDNVELIEMGEMEDDYEVVSEAEAALKKLSVKAAQKELEALLDGEADANDTFLEINSGAGGTESCDWASMLARMYIRWAEKKGYSVELQSESAGEEAGIKSASYKISGHNAYGWLKSESGVHRLVRISPFDSAAKRHTSFTSVKVYPVVDDNIEIEVNQSDIRIDTYRSSGAGGQHVNTTDSAVRITHHPTGIVVTSSEKSQHQNRDIAMKALKSRLYQIELDKRSAMVNEVHENAGDAGWGNQIRSYVLQPYQMVKDLRTNYETSDTKGVLDGDLDGLMGATLALAVSGKSRAEAQGN, from the coding sequence ATGCGCGCAGAGGCCCAGAACACCGCCGACCAGATCGGGAAGTCGCTTGAGCTTTTGGCGCAACGCCTGAACGTCGAGACGGCCACCTACCGGCTTGAAGAATTCAATGCCCGCGTCGAGGACCCCAAACTGTGGGATGATCCTGAGGCTGCGCAAAAACTGATGCGCGATCGTCAAGCGCTGGTTGACGCAATCGCCACCTATGATGGCATCAAACAAGAGCTGTCTGACAACGTTGAGCTGATCGAGATGGGCGAGATGGAGGACGACTACGAGGTTGTCTCCGAAGCCGAAGCTGCGCTGAAAAAGCTCTCGGTCAAGGCTGCACAAAAGGAACTGGAAGCGCTGCTTGACGGTGAAGCGGACGCCAATGATACGTTTCTTGAGATCAACTCCGGGGCAGGCGGCACGGAAAGCTGCGATTGGGCCAGTATGCTCGCGCGGATGTATATCCGTTGGGCTGAGAAAAAAGGCTATTCCGTTGAGCTGCAATCCGAGAGTGCTGGTGAAGAAGCGGGCATTAAATCGGCTTCGTATAAAATTAGTGGGCATAATGCCTATGGTTGGTTGAAATCGGAATCTGGTGTGCACCGTTTGGTTCGAATTTCACCGTTTGATTCCGCAGCGAAGCGGCACACGTCTTTTACCTCCGTAAAGGTGTATCCGGTGGTGGATGACAACATCGAGATTGAGGTGAACCAATCCGATATCCGTATCGATACCTACCGCTCATCCGGTGCGGGCGGCCAGCACGTCAACACAACAGATTCCGCGGTCCGCATTACCCACCACCCGACCGGCATCGTTGTGACCAGTTCGGAAAAGTCGCAGCACCAAAACCGCGATATCGCGATGAAGGCCCTGAAATCTCGTCTTTACCAGATCGAGCTCGATAAGCGCTCAGCGATGGTGAACGAGGTGCATGAAAACGCCGGTGACGCGGGCTGGGGCAACCAGATCCGGTCATATGTGTTGCAACCGTACCAGATGGTCAAAGACCTGCGCACCAATTACGAGACGTCTGATACCAAAGGCGTTCTCGACGGTGATCTGGACGGTTTGATGGGGGCGACATTGGCGCTGGCCGTGTCAGGAAAAAGCCGCGCTGAAGCGCAAGGCAACTAA
- a CDS encoding aromatic ring-hydroxylating oxygenase subunit alpha encodes MDHAPSDLSHVRRPLAQANGLPNAHYIDPNVFDEERQAVLFDNWAGLGVGADVPDIGDAVPVTFLSIPLLMVRDKAGEIRVFQNTCRHRGMILVDTPRKIEGAIRCPYHSWCYSTDGRLVSTPHVGGPGRNTHEGIDRALLGLIEIRSHIWMDVIWINVSGTAPSFEVVNADLIARWAEFDKPIYHGGPDSRFELEVNCNWKLAVENYCESYHLPWVHPGLNSYSRLEDHYHIEAPGSYSGQGTLVYRQLTGADGVRFPDFEGLDAKWDTAAEYITAYPNVLLGVHRDHTFAIVLVPEGPDRTAENIHLYYAHPQTDADLRARNTEQWKEVFAEDIFVVEGMQRGRHGPQFDGGRFSPAMDGPTHLFHDWVAAQLQRHRAPPQAAE; translated from the coding sequence ATGGACCACGCCCCCTCTGATCTAAGCCACGTACGCCGCCCCTTGGCGCAGGCGAATGGCCTGCCAAATGCCCATTACATTGACCCAAATGTCTTTGACGAAGAACGTCAGGCAGTGCTTTTTGATAATTGGGCTGGGCTTGGTGTCGGCGCTGATGTTCCTGACATTGGCGATGCAGTGCCTGTCACATTCCTGAGTATACCGCTGCTGATGGTTCGCGATAAGGCGGGCGAAATCCGGGTTTTTCAAAACACCTGCCGTCACCGGGGCATGATCCTCGTGGACACCCCGCGCAAGATCGAAGGTGCGATCCGGTGCCCCTACCACAGTTGGTGTTATTCAACGGACGGCCGTCTGGTCAGCACGCCTCATGTGGGCGGGCCCGGTCGAAACACCCATGAAGGGATAGACCGCGCGCTTTTGGGTCTCATTGAAATCCGCAGCCATATTTGGATGGATGTGATCTGGATCAACGTCTCGGGTACGGCTCCTTCATTTGAGGTCGTAAATGCCGATCTGATTGCCAGGTGGGCCGAGTTCGACAAACCTATCTATCATGGCGGACCAGACAGTCGGTTTGAGCTTGAGGTCAATTGCAACTGGAAGCTTGCCGTCGAGAATTACTGCGAAAGCTATCATCTGCCATGGGTGCATCCGGGCCTGAACAGCTATTCGCGGCTGGAGGATCATTATCACATCGAAGCGCCCGGCAGCTATTCGGGCCAAGGCACGCTTGTTTACCGCCAGTTGACCGGTGCGGACGGTGTCCGGTTTCCCGATTTTGAGGGCCTTGATGCAAAATGGGACACAGCGGCCGAATACATCACTGCCTATCCCAATGTTTTGCTGGGTGTGCACCGCGATCATACCTTTGCCATCGTGCTTGTCCCGGAAGGGCCGGACCGGACGGCTGAGAATATCCACTTGTATTATGCGCACCCTCAAACGGACGCGGATTTGCGGGCGCGCAACACTGAGCAGTGGAAAGAGGTCTTTGCCGAAGATATCTTTGTGGTTGAGGGAATGCAGCGCGGACGCCACGGTCCACAGTTTGACGGCGGGCGGTTTTCACCTGCGATGGACGGGCCCACGCATCTTTTCCACGACTGGGTCGCGGCACAACTGCAGCGTCATCGTGCGCCCCCTCAGGCGGCGGAGTGA
- the ilvN gene encoding acetolactate synthase small subunit, producing the protein MSALKLKKGATSHSAYNLKPNFSDVIERHTLAVLVENEPGVLARVIGLFSGRGYNIDSLTVAEVDQAGHLSRITIVTSGTPQVIEQIKAQLGRIVSVYDVHDLTVEGASVERELAMFKVTGTGDKRVEALRMADIFRANVVDSTLNSFVFEITGAPEKIDAFADLMRPLGLSEVARTGVAALPRGE; encoded by the coding sequence ATGTCAGCGCTAAAACTGAAAAAAGGGGCGACGTCCCATTCTGCCTATAACCTAAAGCCAAACTTTTCCGACGTGATCGAGCGGCACACCCTCGCAGTGCTGGTGGAAAACGAGCCGGGTGTGCTGGCACGTGTGATTGGGCTTTTTTCTGGCCGCGGCTATAACATCGACAGCCTGACCGTGGCCGAAGTGGACCAGGCAGGACATCTAAGCCGCATCACCATCGTGACATCAGGCACGCCGCAAGTAATTGAGCAAATCAAGGCTCAGCTTGGCCGGATTGTGTCCGTGTATGATGTGCATGATCTTACCGTTGAAGGTGCCAGCGTTGAACGCGAGTTGGCGATGTTCAAGGTAACGGGCACAGGCGACAAACGTGTCGAGGCGCTACGGATGGCAGATATTTTTCGCGCCAATGTTGTCGACAGCACGCTCAACAGTTTTGTGTTTGAAATCACAGGCGCGCCTGAGAAAATCGATGCTTTTGCCGATCTGATGCGCCCCTTGGGCCTGTCCGAAGTTGCACGAACCGGCGTTGCCGCCCTGCCCCGAGGCGAGTGA